A part of Rhodothermales bacterium genomic DNA contains:
- a CDS encoding right-handed parallel beta-helix repeat-containing protein has translation MRFFLGIFLFMAATPAAAQTTYHVAPGGSDAGNGSAGAPWATLQHAADRADTPGDTVKVANGAYTGFNSQHDGIVFWADGDDVVVNVAGSYSGLDHINIENNDDIVVAGFVVRDAPRAGIRVVNAARVTVRNNAVGPNGKWGIFSGFAKDIRVIDNTTFGSAGEHGIYISNSDGPDDAPVVFGNVSYGNAVNGIQFNGDCYAGGDGILENGLIDSNVVFDNGAKGLSIISAPGVRIQNNVIYENRRGAAGAAGIHLVDEPGCGKPTTDAIVVNNTVIEPRMAGIRINDGATRNVIFNNLIVSGNPIADEEGGNRIDGASNVTASSVDGLFMDAGGFDFRLADGAAAIDAGVLRYESVAAPQQDGAGWPRVAGGAPDAGAYEFGAAGSVGTERPVPASPMAVYPNPFTSRATLEISLPASEVVDVALYDLLGRRVATVLGGSGAGQLQRIELDGNALPAGVYFVRVEGRSWSRVVPVVRSR, from the coding sequence ATGCGATTTTTCCTGGGCATTTTCCTGTTCATGGCGGCGACGCCGGCTGCGGCGCAGACCACCTATCACGTGGCTCCCGGGGGATCCGACGCCGGCAACGGATCGGCCGGCGCGCCCTGGGCCACCCTCCAACATGCCGCCGACAGGGCGGATACGCCGGGCGATACCGTCAAGGTGGCGAATGGCGCATATACCGGGTTCAACAGCCAGCACGACGGCATCGTGTTCTGGGCGGATGGGGACGACGTGGTGGTCAACGTCGCCGGGAGCTACTCGGGCCTGGATCATATCAACATCGAAAACAACGACGACATCGTGGTCGCGGGCTTTGTCGTGCGGGACGCGCCGCGGGCGGGCATCCGCGTCGTCAACGCGGCGCGCGTGACGGTGCGCAACAACGCGGTGGGGCCGAACGGGAAGTGGGGGATCTTCTCCGGGTTCGCGAAGGATATCCGGGTGATCGACAACACGACGTTCGGTTCGGCCGGCGAGCACGGCATTTACATCAGCAACAGCGACGGTCCGGACGACGCCCCGGTGGTGTTCGGCAACGTGTCGTACGGCAATGCGGTCAACGGCATCCAGTTCAACGGCGACTGCTACGCCGGCGGTGACGGCATCCTGGAGAACGGTCTCATCGACAGCAACGTCGTTTTCGACAACGGCGCGAAGGGCTTGAGCATCATCAGCGCGCCGGGTGTGCGGATCCAGAACAACGTCATCTACGAGAACCGGCGCGGGGCCGCCGGCGCGGCCGGCATCCACCTGGTCGACGAACCCGGCTGCGGCAAGCCGACAACGGACGCAATCGTCGTCAACAACACCGTCATCGAGCCGCGCATGGCGGGCATCCGGATCAACGACGGGGCCACGCGCAACGTGATTTTCAACAACCTGATCGTGAGCGGCAATCCGATCGCGGACGAAGAAGGGGGCAACCGGATCGACGGCGCGTCCAACGTGACGGCGTCCTCGGTGGATGGGCTGTTCATGGACGCCGGTGGCTTCGATTTTCGCCTCGCCGACGGCGCGGCGGCCATCGATGCCGGCGTGCTGCGCTACGAAAGCGTCGCCGCGCCGCAACAGGATGGCGCGGGATGGCCGCGGGTGGCGGGTGGCGCGCCCGATGCCGGCGCCTACGAGTTTGGCGCTGCCGGCAGCGTCGGGACAGAGCGGCCGGTGCCGGCGTCTCCCATGGCGGTGTATCCGAATCCGTTCACATCCCGGGCGACGCTCGAGATCAGCCTGCCGGCGTCCGAGGTGGTTGATGTGGCGCTGTACGACCTGCTGGGCCGGCGTGTCGCGACGGTCTTGGGTGGTTCGGGAGCGGGCCAATTGCAACGCATCGAACTCGACGGCAACGCGCTGCCTGCCGGCGTCTACTTCGTGCGGGTCGAGGGGCGGTCGTGGTCGCGGGTGGTGCCGGTCGTTCGGTCGAGGTAG
- a CDS encoding sulfatase → MRYVCWILACLAAAGCAPPKTERPPNVLFIAVDDLRPELGAYGNTVIHTPNIDRLAAGGATFLQAHVQQAVCSPSRSSLMTGLRPDSIRIWDLWTHFRTTVPDVVTLPQQFRANGYHAAAIGKIYHNIFPDTLSWSEPKLYVPGFPFDPDAVYRHPDNVAIQEARKAEILAAGRQDRHVDVFGEWYLKAGATERVELPDNVYYDGAQTDMALEKLGELAGRDQPFFFGIGYYRPHLPFNAPAKYWDLYDPADIPLAENPEPPRGAPIMAINTQRELWGYSDFKHVVHPSVGTLSEAEKRHLKHGYYASVSYVDAQIGRLLDRLDELGLAENTVVVLWGDHGWKLGEHNSWGKMTNYEVDTRAPLIFRGPGVPAGLKLAQLVEFVDIYPTLCELAGVPAPPDLQGVSAVPLLREPTRAWKPAVFSQFLREGIWTAPDGVEYMGYSVRTDRYRYVAWMNWATKAFVAYELYDHDADPGENVNVADEPAYADARARLEVLRSAGWRAALP, encoded by the coding sequence ATGCGATACGTATGCTGGATTCTGGCGTGCCTCGCCGCCGCCGGATGCGCCCCGCCGAAGACGGAGCGCCCGCCCAACGTCCTGTTCATCGCCGTGGACGACCTGCGGCCCGAGCTGGGCGCGTACGGGAATACGGTGATCCACACGCCGAACATCGACCGCCTGGCCGCCGGCGGCGCGACGTTCCTGCAGGCGCATGTCCAGCAGGCTGTCTGCAGCCCTTCCCGATCCAGCCTCATGACGGGGCTCCGGCCGGACTCGATCCGGATCTGGGATCTATGGACGCACTTCCGAACCACCGTACCGGATGTGGTCACGCTCCCGCAGCAGTTCCGGGCGAACGGCTATCATGCCGCGGCGATCGGGAAGATCTACCACAACATCTTCCCTGACACGCTCTCGTGGAGCGAGCCCAAGCTGTACGTGCCGGGCTTTCCGTTCGACCCCGATGCCGTCTACCGGCACCCGGACAACGTGGCGATCCAGGAGGCGCGCAAGGCGGAAATCCTCGCCGCCGGCCGGCAGGATCGGCACGTCGACGTATTCGGGGAGTGGTACCTGAAAGCCGGCGCGACCGAGCGCGTCGAGCTCCCCGATAACGTCTATTACGACGGCGCGCAAACCGACATGGCCCTCGAAAAACTCGGGGAGCTGGCCGGGCGCGATCAGCCGTTTTTCTTCGGCATCGGCTACTACCGGCCGCACCTGCCCTTCAACGCGCCGGCGAAATACTGGGACCTGTACGACCCCGCCGACATCCCCCTCGCCGAAAACCCCGAGCCGCCGCGCGGCGCTCCGATCATGGCCATCAATACCCAGCGCGAACTGTGGGGCTATTCGGATTTCAAGCACGTCGTCCACCCCTCCGTGGGCACGCTCTCCGAAGCGGAAAAGCGGCACCTGAAACACGGCTATTACGCGTCGGTGAGCTATGTGGACGCCCAGATCGGCCGGCTGCTGGATCGACTCGATGAGCTGGGGCTGGCAGAAAATACCGTCGTGGTGCTCTGGGGCGATCACGGGTGGAAGCTCGGGGAGCACAACAGCTGGGGCAAGATGACGAACTACGAGGTGGATACCCGCGCCCCGCTCATCTTCCGCGGCCCCGGCGTGCCGGCCGGCCTGAAACTTGCTCAACTGGTGGAGTTCGTCGACATCTACCCCACGCTCTGCGAACTGGCCGGCGTGCCCGCGCCGCCGGATCTCCAGGGCGTCAGCGCGGTGCCGCTCCTCCGCGAACCGACGCGGGCGTGGAAGCCGGCGGTTTTCAGCCAGTTTCTCCGGGAAGGCATCTGGACGGCGCCCGACGGGGTCGAGTACATGGGCTACAGCGTCCGCACCGACCGGTATCGCTATGTCGCCTGGATGAACTGGGCGACGAAGGCGTTTGTCGCCTACGAACTGTACGACCATGACGCCGATCCGGGAGAAAACGTCAATGTCGCCGATGAGCCGGCCTACGCCGACGCGCGCGCCCGCCTCGAGGTCCTGCGCTCGGCCGGCTGGCGTGCCGCGCTCCCGTAA
- a CDS encoding membrane dipeptidase, with protein sequence MTTWNVDPRAERLHRAAIVWDNHTCLPLRPDDAFLPQLERFHRSGATMVVANVMFDNAIPWPEGVKVLAHFRRWILGRPDRYRLAGSVDDILRAKAEGQLAVAFDIEGMAALDGQVSMVSTYYDLGVRWMLIAYNRNNLAGGGCMDDDGGLTAFGREVIHEMARVGMMLCCSHTGERTCRDAFACSPNPVLLSHSNPRALVDHPRNVTDDLMRACAETGGVVGINGYGKFLQHGDASTENYVRHIDYAVSVVGPEHVSIALDYVFDTEELAAWLQNTTLFPFDAGAPAGLPQMVEPEQLPAITERLLALGYADEHVRAILGENLLRVARQVWK encoded by the coding sequence ATGACCACCTGGAATGTCGATCCCCGTGCCGAGCGCCTCCACCGCGCGGCCATCGTGTGGGACAACCATACCTGCCTGCCGCTCCGCCCGGACGACGCCTTCCTGCCGCAACTCGAACGGTTCCACCGCAGCGGCGCGACGATGGTCGTGGCCAACGTGATGTTCGACAACGCGATCCCGTGGCCGGAGGGGGTGAAGGTACTGGCGCACTTCCGCCGCTGGATCCTCGGCCGGCCCGACCGCTACCGCCTCGCCGGCTCGGTCGACGACATCCTCCGGGCGAAGGCCGAGGGCCAACTCGCCGTCGCGTTCGACATCGAGGGCATGGCCGCGCTCGACGGCCAGGTGAGCATGGTGTCGACCTACTATGACCTCGGCGTCCGGTGGATGCTCATCGCCTACAATCGAAACAACCTCGCCGGCGGCGGCTGCATGGACGACGACGGCGGGCTGACCGCTTTCGGGCGGGAAGTCATCCATGAGATGGCCCGTGTCGGGATGATGCTCTGCTGCAGCCACACCGGCGAGCGCACCTGCCGCGACGCGTTCGCCTGTTCACCCAACCCCGTGCTGCTCAGCCACTCGAACCCCCGCGCCCTGGTCGACCACCCCCGCAACGTCACCGACGACCTCATGCGGGCCTGCGCAGAGACGGGCGGAGTGGTCGGAATCAACGGCTACGGCAAGTTCCTCCAGCACGGCGACGCCAGCACCGAGAATTACGTGCGGCACATCGATTATGCGGTCTCGGTCGTGGGGCCGGAGCATGTCTCCATCGCGCTGGATTATGTCTTCGACACCGAAGAGCTGGCGGCCTGGCTCCAGAACACGACGCTCTTCCCGTTCGACGCCGGCGCGCCGGCGGGGCTTCCGCAGATGGTGGAGCCGGAGCAGCTCCCCGCCATAACCGAACGCCTGCTCGCACTGGGATACGCCGACGAACACGTCCGCGCCATTCTGGGCGAAAACCTGTTGCGCGTTGCGCGGCAGGTCTGGAAGTGA
- a CDS encoding DUF819 family protein — MITDSLAIFTVLWAVVLFALYLVGAFPWARRMSTILWVLFTSALLSNAGLIPTDAPIYGAVVDFTVPFAVCLILFKVDLSDIRSAGRPMLVAFALACAGTAIGVVIANVTTVSLFADLLGDDAWKLAGPYTGTYIGGSLNFVALWSGLQIENQDLFAAANAVDNLALFPLYALWVAVPAFLARRYATAKQWAVPEEEDERIDRPAPRFDVWHVAALVGTALAVMAVSTWIKAEWVDRVAPAVPGILIVTTLALIAGQIPAVRRLEGAWELSELVFLAFFASIGAQMNFYLAVVLSPALFLYVAIVVVFDVLFVYGIGWAMRMDPRVLTIAQVAAKSGPAMVLPLAETLGSRHLVLAGLIVAMLGYALGNYAGFAVAQIVRLMLGG, encoded by the coding sequence ATGATCACAGACTCCCTCGCGATCTTTACCGTCCTCTGGGCCGTCGTGCTTTTTGCGCTGTACCTGGTCGGGGCGTTTCCCTGGGCGCGGCGGATGTCGACGATCCTCTGGGTGCTCTTCACGAGCGCCCTCCTTTCCAACGCCGGCCTGATTCCGACCGATGCGCCGATCTATGGCGCGGTGGTCGACTTCACGGTGCCGTTTGCCGTCTGCCTCATCCTGTTCAAGGTCGATCTCAGCGATATCCGGAGCGCCGGCCGGCCGATGCTGGTGGCATTCGCCCTCGCCTGCGCGGGGACGGCCATCGGGGTCGTAATCGCCAACGTGACCACCGTCTCGCTGTTCGCCGACCTGCTGGGCGACGACGCCTGGAAGCTCGCCGGCCCCTATACCGGAACGTATATCGGCGGGAGCCTCAACTTTGTCGCGCTGTGGAGCGGGCTGCAGATCGAGAACCAGGACCTGTTCGCCGCCGCCAATGCCGTGGACAACCTGGCGCTGTTCCCGCTGTATGCGCTGTGGGTGGCGGTCCCTGCGTTTCTGGCCCGCCGGTACGCGACGGCGAAGCAATGGGCTGTCCCGGAAGAGGAGGACGAGCGCATCGACCGGCCTGCGCCGCGGTTCGACGTCTGGCACGTCGCGGCGCTCGTCGGTACCGCGCTGGCGGTGATGGCGGTGAGCACATGGATCAAGGCGGAGTGGGTGGATCGCGTGGCGCCGGCGGTGCCGGGGATCCTGATCGTCACCACCCTCGCGCTGATTGCCGGCCAGATTCCCGCGGTCCGCCGGCTCGAAGGCGCGTGGGAGCTCAGCGAACTCGTCTTTCTGGCTTTTTTTGCGTCGATCGGCGCGCAGATGAACTTCTACCTTGCGGTGGTGCTGTCGCCGGCGCTGTTTCTGTATGTCGCGATCGTGGTCGTCTTCGACGTGCTGTTCGTCTATGGTATCGGCTGGGCGATGCGGATGGACCCCCGCGTACTGACCATCGCGCAGGTGGCGGCGAAGTCGGGTCCGGCGATGGTGCTGCCGCTGGCCGAGACGCTGGGGAGCCGCCACCTCGTCCTCGCCGGCCTGATCGTCGCCATGCTCGGATATGCACTCGGAAACTATGCCGGCTTCGCCGTGGCGCAGATCGTCCGGCTGATGCTGGGAGGATGA
- a CDS encoding response regulator transcription factor → MPDPKTRCLIVDDEPLAIQVLLAHAGKVSDLDVVETCSSALAAFEALRRHAIDLVFLDIQMPELTGIELVRSLENPPAVIFTTAHRDFAVEGFELDVVDYLLKPVSLPRFLRAVDKYRRLRAPATPHGADPTPALLTVRADRQTVQIPLDAIRFIESLSDYTKIHTAAKPVVTREKISELERRLEPHGFVRIHRSFIVPLQGIVAFTADRVDIGGQILPIGRSYRHAARARLNP, encoded by the coding sequence ATGCCTGACCCGAAAACCCGTTGTTTGATCGTGGACGACGAGCCGCTCGCCATCCAGGTGCTGCTCGCGCACGCCGGCAAGGTGTCGGACCTCGACGTGGTGGAAACGTGCTCCAGCGCCCTGGCGGCGTTCGAGGCGCTCCGCCGGCACGCCATCGATCTCGTGTTTCTCGATATCCAGATGCCGGAGCTGACCGGGATCGAGCTGGTCCGGTCGCTCGAAAATCCGCCGGCCGTCATCTTCACGACGGCGCATCGGGACTTCGCGGTGGAGGGATTCGAGCTGGATGTCGTCGACTATCTCCTGAAACCGGTCTCGCTGCCTCGCTTTTTGCGGGCGGTCGACAAATACCGGCGTTTGCGCGCGCCGGCGACGCCGCATGGCGCCGATCCGACGCCGGCCCTCCTCACGGTGCGCGCCGACCGCCAGACCGTCCAGATTCCGCTCGACGCCATCCGGTTCATCGAGAGCCTGAGCGACTACACGAAAATCCACACCGCGGCGAAACCAGTCGTCACCCGCGAGAAAATCAGCGAGCTGGAGCGCCGGCTCGAACCGCACGGGTTCGTGCGCATCCACCGATCGTTTATCGTGCCCCTCCAGGGGATCGTCGCCTTCACGGCCGATCGTGTCGACATCGGCGGACAGATCCTGCCTATCGGCCGGAGTTACCGCCACGCCGCCCGCGCCCGGTTGAACCCGTAG